The following proteins come from a genomic window of Trifolium pratense cultivar HEN17-A07 linkage group LG4, ARS_RC_1.1, whole genome shotgun sequence:
- the LOC123924133 gene encoding serine/threonine-protein kinase PAK 2-like encodes MAFSNNIEAILQFLRKNGLSEAESALKQDIIENNNNNTHVEFDVDVDVASFDYEKFFFPMVPPPPKVRVRSFSRPPEFVSGDGQFFKSNSVSSDEQFVSIGSYTSRSRVSSSEFINPYGINSSSQTLNDSESSSDRLSQFGTARDYHDFDMQHEPYWYNENDDDDFMTPDFEGPDFFACQSEDKFVTEKNYEEIRLMGNEGYMDKPMKPCICNHSSVSDENVNYSKDYCHESEKDGVVHNCDVPFCKSSPVSVGSCSEDPINFSYPNLKEIDLNDFHLKDIIKSFDSAPLLTVKQSFDCYTKNDSGERYKDPYDLTIDVAETDLPNGIDAYEVRDGQELSEELHVPEVATDGEDNNNNNTDDELLKYIQDDEYEVFELRVVHRKNRTGFEENKEVPIVINSVMAGRYYITEYLGSAAFSRVVQAHDLQMGIDVCLKIIKNDKDFFDQSLDEIKLLKLVNKHDPRDKHHILRLYDYFYHQEHLFIVTELLRANLYEFQKFNQESGGEAYFTLHRLQLITRQCLEALQYLHNLGIVHCDLKPENILIKSYKKCEVKIIDLGSSCFKTDNLCLYVQSRSYRAPEVMLGLQYDEKIDIWSLGCILAELCSGEVLFPNDSVVMILARMIGMFGPFDMEMLVKGQETHKYFTKEYDIYFVNEETDQLEYIIPEESSLEQHLQITDIMFIDFVSYLLTINPKRRPTARQALKHPWLSYDYTSM; translated from the exons ATGGCTTTTTCAAACAACATCGAAGCAATTTTACAATTTCTAAGAAAAAATGGATTATCAGAAGCAGAATCTGCTCTCAAACAAGACATCAttgaaaacaacaacaacaacactcaTGTTGAATttgatgttgatgttgatgttgCTTCCTTTGACTACGAGAAATTCTTCTTTCCTATGGTTCCTCCTCCTCCTAAAGTTAGAGTCCGATCATTTTCACGGCCGCCGGAGTTTGTCTCCGGCGACGGTCAATTCTTCAAATCCAACTCTGTTTCTTCTGATGAACAGTTTGTTAGCATCGGTTCTTATACTTCTCGTTCTCGTGTTTCTTCTTCAG AATTCATCAATCCATATGGAATCAATTCATCATCTCAGACTTTGAATGATTCTGAATCTTCATCGGATAGATTGTCACAATTCGGCACAGCGCGTGATTATCACGATTTCGATATGCAACATGAACCATATTGGTATAATGAaaacgatgatgatgatttcaTGACTCCTGATTTTGAAGGACCGGATTTCTTTGCGTGTCAAAGTGAAGATAAGTTCGTTACAGAAAAAAACTACGAAGAAATTCGATTAATGGGAAATGAGGGTTACATGGACAAGCCGATGAAACCTTGCATTTGTAATCACTCATCTGTAAGTGATGAAAATGTGAATTATTCGAAAGATTACTGTCATGAGTCCGAGAAAGATGGTGTTGTGCATAATTGTGATGTTCCGTTTTGCAAAAGCAGTCCGGTTTCGGTTGGTTCTTGTAGCGAAGATCCTATAAACTTTAGCTACCCTAATTTGAAGGAAATTGATCTGAATGATTTTCATCTGAAGGATATTATTAAGTCTTTCGATTCTGCTCCATTGCTTACCGTGAAACAAAGTTTCGATTGCTACACTAAAAATGATAGTGGTGAGAGGTACAAGGATCCCTATGACTTAACTATCGATGTTGCTGAAACAGATCTACCGAATGGGATTGACGCCTATGAAGTAAGAGATGGTCAAGAGTTGAGTGAAGAATTACATGTTCCAGAGGTTGCTACAGATGGAgaggataataataataataatactgatGATGAACTCTTAAAATACATTCAAGACGATGAATACGAAGTATTTGAGCTAAGAGTTGTTCATAGAAAGAACAG GACCGGATttgaagaaaacaaagaagTGCCAATTGTGATAAATTCAGTCATGGCGGGCAGGTACTACATAACAGAATATCTCGGTTCGGCTGCCTTTAGTAGGGTTGTTCAAGCTCACGATCTTCAGATGGGAATCGATGTTTGTTTGAAGATTATTAAAAATGACAAGGATTTCTTTGACCAAAGTCTAGATGAAATCAAGCTTCTGAAACTGGTCAATAAGCACGACCCCAGAGATAAACACCATATATTGCGTCTTTATGACTATTTCTACCATCAG GAGCATTTATTCATTGTGACCGAACTTCTGCGTGCGAACTTGtatgaatttcaaaaatttaaccAAGAATCTGGAGGGGAAGCATATTTTACATTACACAGATTGCAG CTCATTACTCGACAATGTTTGGAGGCATTGCAATATTTGCATAACTTGGGAATTGTTCACTGTGACTTGAAGCCAGAAAACATTCTAATCAAAAGTTACAAAAAATGTGAAGTAAAGATTATTGATCTCGGAAGCAGTTGCTTTAAAACAGACAATCTGTGCCTATATGTACAATCCCGATCCTATAGAGCTCCTGAAGTGATGTTAGGCCTTCAATATGATGAAAAGATTGATATATGGTCACTCGGCTGTATTTTGGCTGAGCTATGCTCCGGTGAA GTGCTATTTCCAAATGACTCAGTTGTGATGATTCTCGCGCGCATGATTGGAATGTTTGGTCCTTTTGATATGGAGATGTTGGTGAAAGGGCAGGAAACGCACAAGTATTTCACCAAAGAGTATGACATTTACTTTGTGAATGAG GAGACAGATCAACTAGAGTACATAATTCCAGAAGAATCGTCATTGGAGCAGCACCTACAGATCACTGATATTATGTTTATCGACTTTGTCAGTTACTTGCTTACTATCAACCCCAAAAGAAGACCTACTGCAAGACAGGCACTAAAACATCCATGGCTTTCTTATGATTACACTTCCATGTAA
- the LOC123924134 gene encoding uncharacterized protein LOC123924134: MMDKHGYVNARLTSFLEKDNSFLTPWSWDPKACENGTSSTKEKEYITFPPGSYFSYGDQIIDRKNEFSFSSKEDPIRDLPHKSRSLKSDILPLSQRTPNFNHNKQQQTHTRCWVRILGLPQEYWRPKILFSIAGGVGVPICLDERTSDRSSGFGHYARVLVEIDLSKKLYHQILVQRVGYSFTVNLKFENLPSFCSFCQCIGHTLEECTTRHMISLRNQSSKELNQ, from the exons ATGATGGATAAACATGGATATGTTAATGCAAGACTCACATCTTTCCTTGAGAAAGATAATTCGTTTCTCACTCCATGGAGTTGGGATCCCAAAGCTTGTGAGAATGGAACTAGTTCCACCAAAGAAAAGGAATATATTACTTTTCCTCCTGGATCATATTTTAGCTATGGAGACCAG ATAATTGACCGGAAGAATGAGTTTTCTTTCTCTTCGAAAGAAGATCCCATAAGAGATTTGCCTCATAAATCTAGGTCTTTGAAGTCAGATATTTTACCTCTCTCCCAACGGACCCCAAACTTTAATCATAACAAGCAACAACAAACTCATACTCGATGTTGGGTTAGGATTTTAGGGCTTCCGCAAGAATATTGGCGTcccaaaattttgttttctattgCTGGAGGAGTTGGAGTTCCCATCTGTCTGGATGAACGTACAAGTGATCGTTCTTCTGGTTTTGGTCATTATGCTCGTGTTCTCGTGGAGATTGatttatctaaaaaattatACCATCAAATACTGGTACAAAGAGTAGGTTACTCTTTTACtgttaatttgaaatttgaaaacttGCCCTCTTTCTGTTCTTTTTGTCAATGCATTGGTCACACTCTTGAGGAGTGTACAACAAGGCACATgatttctttaaggaaccagTCAAGCAAAGAGTTAAATCAGTAA